Proteins from a single region of Apostichopus japonicus isolate 1M-3 chromosome 21, ASM3797524v1, whole genome shotgun sequence:
- the LOC139963184 gene encoding scavenger receptor cysteine-rich domain-containing group B protein-like isoform X1 encodes MNIMRSVSFILCGILILSGDVVSGQDDGHVRLRDGGYYYGRVEIYYNGQWGTVCDDSWELNDANVVCRQLGFPSAVAALTDAYYGRGTGPILLDEVECVGYETRLEYCTNEGWYIQDCEHWEDAGVECLTDIYMTSPFPQEINGDVRLTGGSKPNEGRVEIYYYGTWYTVCIDYWDSADATVVCRQLGYEERAHAVYGANFGSGYLDRLLDDVECHGWESTLLDCSNAGLFRHDCGKLEDAGVICGNGGIEGDVRLRDGDSINSGIVEVYHLGEWGTICDDDYWSYEDAAVICRQLGYSGVNTYYNEARFGKGSGPILGYISCDGTELYWKDCSLNYWAPSSCSHSEVAALTCTTFEESPVEGSLKLVDGFSVYVGRIEIYHNGEWGTICGDDWDDDDAQVACRQLGYPTDYSYGLSPNSGDRYGGSASYGESYGEGSGPIMLDDVRCDGSEYMLTQCGHNGWYQHNCQYGDDTWVRCQTPVTNYPRLVAGNNWYEGRVEVWDRSRWVRLCAENFNVNEASTVCKQIGYSDYEEIYYGDQFGIGKSPPSDVSFSCGYNDYKLGNCNISDVTDRRYCASVAIRCKVSKTSLQTGTIAGIVIACAIVAVLIGIGLVVTYRLFKKNRARVRTQPNIAVISGVDTPAGPPAPQHNWTNVAAPPSYNDVANNHAYYPQHVGVVPTIPGLYPPQSNPETVNTQQAPTVHPPPNPDFLIPYPVETSSVTTQPANPFQVQAGQFPSDNVPLMLSSQNQPAT; translated from the exons ATGAATATCATGAGAAGTGTATCGTTCATTTTATGTGGAATACTTATATTGAGTGGTGATGTCGTATCTGGACAAG ATGATGGACACGTTCGCCTTCGTGATGGTGGTTACTACTACGGGAGAGTGGAAATCTACTATAATGGACAATGGGGAACAGTATGTGACGACAGTTGGGAATTAAATGACGCCAACGTTGTTTGTCGTCAATTAGGCTTTCCATCAGCCGTCGCTGCTCTTACCGACGCATACTACGGACGGGGAACAGGACCCATTTTGCTCGATGAAGTTGAATGCGTAGGTTACGAGACACGACTGGAGTACTGCACCAATGAAGGATGGTATATTCAAGATTGTGAACACTGGGAGGATGCTGGTGTAGAATGTTTAACCG ATATTTACATGACATCTCCATTTCCCCAGGAGATCAACGGTGATGTCAGACTGACGGGAGGATCAAAACCAAATGAGGGACGTGTGGAGATATATTATTATGGAACATGGTACACAGTCTGCATTGATTACTGGGATAGCGCGGACGCCACGGTAGTTTGTCGACAACTCGGATACGAAGAACGTGCCCACGCAGTTTATGGTGCTAACTTTGGTTCTGGGTATCTTGATAGGCTTCTTGATGACGTAGAGTGCCATGGATGGGAATCGACATTATTAGACTGTTCTAATGCAGGTTTGTTCCGACACGACTGTGGGAAATTAGAAGACGCTGGAGTAATATGTGGAAATGGAG GTATTGAAGGGGATGTCCGCCTGAGAGATGGTGATTCTATTAATTCTGGAATAGTGGAAGTTTATCACCTAGGAGAATGGGGAACAATTTGTGATGATGACTATTGGTCCTATGAAGATGCCGCCGTCATATGTCGCCAGCTGGGATATAGTGGTGTCAATACCTATTACAATGAAGCACGGTTTGGTAAAGGATCTGGGCCAATACTGGGGTATATTAGTTGCGACGGAACAGAATTGTACTGGAAAGATTGTTCTTTAAATTACTGGGCACCTTCCAGTTGTAGCCACAGTGAGGTTGCTGCACTCACGTGCACTACTTTTG AAGAATCTCCTGTCGAAGGCAGCTTGAAACTTGTAGATGGCTTCTCGGTATATGTTGGACGTATTGAAATCTATCACAATGGAGAATGGGGTACAATCTGTGGTGATGATTGGGACGATGACGACGCCCAGGTTGCATGCAGACAACTTGGGTACCCTACTGATTACAGCTATGGCCTTAGCCCCAACTCCGGCGACAGATATGGCGGTAGCGCCAGCTATGGTGAAAGCTATGGCGAGGGTTCTGGTCCTATTATGTTGGACGACGTTAGATGTGACGGGTCGGAATATATGCTAACCCAATGCGGTCACAATGGTTGGTATCAGCATAATTGCCAATATGGAGACGACACATGGGTGAGATGTCAAACTCCAG ttaCAAATTACCCCCGTCTGGTAGCTGGCAATAATTGGTACGAAGGTAGGGTAGAAGTCTGGGATAGATCTCGGTGGGTGAGATTATGCGCAGAAAACTTTAACGTGAATGAGGCGTCAACAGTTTGTAAACAGATTGGTTATTCCGATTATGAAGAAATCTACTATGGAGATCAGTTTGGAATCGGCAAATCTCCACCATCCGACGTAAGCTTCTCCTGTGGATATAATGACTACAAGCTCGGAAACTGTAACATTTCTGACGTTACAGATAGAAGATATTGTGCAAGTGTGGCTATTCGATGTAAAGTTAGCA aAACGTCATTACAAACCGGTACCATTGCTGGGATAGTGATAGCCTGTGCAATTGTAGCAGTCTTGATCGGCATAGGCCTTGTAGTCACCTATCGGTTATTTAAGAAGAACAGAGCAAGAGTTCGTACTCAAccaaacattgctgtaataagCGGAGTTGATACTCCTGCTGGACCACCCGCACCCCAGCACAATTGGACTAACGTTGCAGCACCGCCCAGTTATAATGACGTGGCTAATAACCATGCTTATTACCCACAGCATGTAGGTGTGGTCCCAACAATACCAGGATTGTACCCTCCTCAATCAAACCCAGAAACGGTCAACACACAACAAGCTCCGACGGTTCATCCACCTCCGAACCCTGATTTCCTCATCCCATACCCAGTCGAAACCTCTTCTGTAACAACACAACCAGCCAACCCTTTCCAAGTGCAGGCAGGCCAATTTCCATCCGACAATGTTCCGTTAATGCTGTCCTCCCAAAACCAGCCAGCAACTTAG
- the LOC139963184 gene encoding scavenger receptor cysteine-rich domain-containing group B protein-like isoform X3, translating to MNIMRSVSFILCGILILSGDVVSGQDDGHVRLRDGGYYYGRVEIYYNGQWGTVCDDSWELNDANVVCRQLGFPSAVAALTDAYYGRGTGPILLDEVECVGYETRLEYCTNEGWYIQDCEHWEDAGVECLTGIEGDVRLRDGDSINSGIVEVYHLGEWGTICDDDYWSYEDAAVICRQLGYSGVNTYYNEARFGKGSGPILGYISCDGTELYWKDCSLNYWAPSSCSHSEVAALTCTTFEESPVEGSLKLVDGFSVYVGRIEIYHNGEWGTICGDDWDDDDAQVACRQLGYPTDYSYGLSPNSGDRYGGSASYGESYGEGSGPIMLDDVRCDGSEYMLTQCGHNGWYQHNCQYGDDTWVRCQTPVTNYPRLVAGNNWYEGRVEVWDRSRWVRLCAENFNVNEASTVCKQIGYSDYEEIYYGDQFGIGKSPPSDVSFSCGYNDYKLGNCNISDVTDRRYCASVAIRCKVSKTSLQTGTIAGIVIACAIVAVLIGIGLVVTYRLFKKNRARVRTQPNIAVISGVDTPAGPPAPQHNWTNVAAPPSYNDVANNHAYYPQHVGVVPTIPGLYPPQSNPETVNTQQAPTVHPPPNPDFLIPYPVETSSVTTQPANPFQVQAGQFPSDNVPLMLSSQNQPAT from the exons ATGAATATCATGAGAAGTGTATCGTTCATTTTATGTGGAATACTTATATTGAGTGGTGATGTCGTATCTGGACAAG ATGATGGACACGTTCGCCTTCGTGATGGTGGTTACTACTACGGGAGAGTGGAAATCTACTATAATGGACAATGGGGAACAGTATGTGACGACAGTTGGGAATTAAATGACGCCAACGTTGTTTGTCGTCAATTAGGCTTTCCATCAGCCGTCGCTGCTCTTACCGACGCATACTACGGACGGGGAACAGGACCCATTTTGCTCGATGAAGTTGAATGCGTAGGTTACGAGACACGACTGGAGTACTGCACCAATGAAGGATGGTATATTCAAGATTGTGAACACTGGGAGGATGCTGGTGTAGAATGTTTAACCG GTATTGAAGGGGATGTCCGCCTGAGAGATGGTGATTCTATTAATTCTGGAATAGTGGAAGTTTATCACCTAGGAGAATGGGGAACAATTTGTGATGATGACTATTGGTCCTATGAAGATGCCGCCGTCATATGTCGCCAGCTGGGATATAGTGGTGTCAATACCTATTACAATGAAGCACGGTTTGGTAAAGGATCTGGGCCAATACTGGGGTATATTAGTTGCGACGGAACAGAATTGTACTGGAAAGATTGTTCTTTAAATTACTGGGCACCTTCCAGTTGTAGCCACAGTGAGGTTGCTGCACTCACGTGCACTACTTTTG AAGAATCTCCTGTCGAAGGCAGCTTGAAACTTGTAGATGGCTTCTCGGTATATGTTGGACGTATTGAAATCTATCACAATGGAGAATGGGGTACAATCTGTGGTGATGATTGGGACGATGACGACGCCCAGGTTGCATGCAGACAACTTGGGTACCCTACTGATTACAGCTATGGCCTTAGCCCCAACTCCGGCGACAGATATGGCGGTAGCGCCAGCTATGGTGAAAGCTATGGCGAGGGTTCTGGTCCTATTATGTTGGACGACGTTAGATGTGACGGGTCGGAATATATGCTAACCCAATGCGGTCACAATGGTTGGTATCAGCATAATTGCCAATATGGAGACGACACATGGGTGAGATGTCAAACTCCAG ttaCAAATTACCCCCGTCTGGTAGCTGGCAATAATTGGTACGAAGGTAGGGTAGAAGTCTGGGATAGATCTCGGTGGGTGAGATTATGCGCAGAAAACTTTAACGTGAATGAGGCGTCAACAGTTTGTAAACAGATTGGTTATTCCGATTATGAAGAAATCTACTATGGAGATCAGTTTGGAATCGGCAAATCTCCACCATCCGACGTAAGCTTCTCCTGTGGATATAATGACTACAAGCTCGGAAACTGTAACATTTCTGACGTTACAGATAGAAGATATTGTGCAAGTGTGGCTATTCGATGTAAAGTTAGCA aAACGTCATTACAAACCGGTACCATTGCTGGGATAGTGATAGCCTGTGCAATTGTAGCAGTCTTGATCGGCATAGGCCTTGTAGTCACCTATCGGTTATTTAAGAAGAACAGAGCAAGAGTTCGTACTCAAccaaacattgctgtaataagCGGAGTTGATACTCCTGCTGGACCACCCGCACCCCAGCACAATTGGACTAACGTTGCAGCACCGCCCAGTTATAATGACGTGGCTAATAACCATGCTTATTACCCACAGCATGTAGGTGTGGTCCCAACAATACCAGGATTGTACCCTCCTCAATCAAACCCAGAAACGGTCAACACACAACAAGCTCCGACGGTTCATCCACCTCCGAACCCTGATTTCCTCATCCCATACCCAGTCGAAACCTCTTCTGTAACAACACAACCAGCCAACCCTTTCCAAGTGCAGGCAGGCCAATTTCCATCCGACAATGTTCCGTTAATGCTGTCCTCCCAAAACCAGCCAGCAACTTAG
- the LOC139963184 gene encoding scavenger receptor cysteine-rich domain-containing group B protein-like isoform X2 — protein MNIMRSVSFILCGILILSGDVVSGQDDGHVRLRDGGYYYGRVEIYYNGQWGTVCDDSWELNDANVVCRQLGFPSAVAALTDAYYGRGTGPILLDEVECVGYETRLEYCTNEGWYIQDCEHWEDAGVECLTDIYMTSPFPQEINGDVRLTGGSKPNEGRVEIYYYGTWYTVCIDYWDSADATVVCRQLGYEERAHAVYGANFGSGYLDRLLDDVECHGWESTLLDCSNAGLFRHDCGKLEDAGVICGNGGIEGDVRLRDGDSINSGIVEVYHLGEWGTICDDDYWSYEDAAVICRQLGYSGVNTYYNEARFGKGSGPILGYISCDGTELYWKDCSLNYWAPSSCSHSEVAALTCTTFESPVEGSLKLVDGFSVYVGRIEIYHNGEWGTICGDDWDDDDAQVACRQLGYPTDYSYGLSPNSGDRYGGSASYGESYGEGSGPIMLDDVRCDGSEYMLTQCGHNGWYQHNCQYGDDTWVRCQTPVTNYPRLVAGNNWYEGRVEVWDRSRWVRLCAENFNVNEASTVCKQIGYSDYEEIYYGDQFGIGKSPPSDVSFSCGYNDYKLGNCNISDVTDRRYCASVAIRCKVSKTSLQTGTIAGIVIACAIVAVLIGIGLVVTYRLFKKNRARVRTQPNIAVISGVDTPAGPPAPQHNWTNVAAPPSYNDVANNHAYYPQHVGVVPTIPGLYPPQSNPETVNTQQAPTVHPPPNPDFLIPYPVETSSVTTQPANPFQVQAGQFPSDNVPLMLSSQNQPAT, from the exons ATGAATATCATGAGAAGTGTATCGTTCATTTTATGTGGAATACTTATATTGAGTGGTGATGTCGTATCTGGACAAG ATGATGGACACGTTCGCCTTCGTGATGGTGGTTACTACTACGGGAGAGTGGAAATCTACTATAATGGACAATGGGGAACAGTATGTGACGACAGTTGGGAATTAAATGACGCCAACGTTGTTTGTCGTCAATTAGGCTTTCCATCAGCCGTCGCTGCTCTTACCGACGCATACTACGGACGGGGAACAGGACCCATTTTGCTCGATGAAGTTGAATGCGTAGGTTACGAGACACGACTGGAGTACTGCACCAATGAAGGATGGTATATTCAAGATTGTGAACACTGGGAGGATGCTGGTGTAGAATGTTTAACCG ATATTTACATGACATCTCCATTTCCCCAGGAGATCAACGGTGATGTCAGACTGACGGGAGGATCAAAACCAAATGAGGGACGTGTGGAGATATATTATTATGGAACATGGTACACAGTCTGCATTGATTACTGGGATAGCGCGGACGCCACGGTAGTTTGTCGACAACTCGGATACGAAGAACGTGCCCACGCAGTTTATGGTGCTAACTTTGGTTCTGGGTATCTTGATAGGCTTCTTGATGACGTAGAGTGCCATGGATGGGAATCGACATTATTAGACTGTTCTAATGCAGGTTTGTTCCGACACGACTGTGGGAAATTAGAAGACGCTGGAGTAATATGTGGAAATGGAG GTATTGAAGGGGATGTCCGCCTGAGAGATGGTGATTCTATTAATTCTGGAATAGTGGAAGTTTATCACCTAGGAGAATGGGGAACAATTTGTGATGATGACTATTGGTCCTATGAAGATGCCGCCGTCATATGTCGCCAGCTGGGATATAGTGGTGTCAATACCTATTACAATGAAGCACGGTTTGGTAAAGGATCTGGGCCAATACTGGGGTATATTAGTTGCGACGGAACAGAATTGTACTGGAAAGATTGTTCTTTAAATTACTGGGCACCTTCCAGTTGTAGCCACAGTGAGGTTGCTGCACTCACGTGCACTACTTTTG AATCTCCTGTCGAAGGCAGCTTGAAACTTGTAGATGGCTTCTCGGTATATGTTGGACGTATTGAAATCTATCACAATGGAGAATGGGGTACAATCTGTGGTGATGATTGGGACGATGACGACGCCCAGGTTGCATGCAGACAACTTGGGTACCCTACTGATTACAGCTATGGCCTTAGCCCCAACTCCGGCGACAGATATGGCGGTAGCGCCAGCTATGGTGAAAGCTATGGCGAGGGTTCTGGTCCTATTATGTTGGACGACGTTAGATGTGACGGGTCGGAATATATGCTAACCCAATGCGGTCACAATGGTTGGTATCAGCATAATTGCCAATATGGAGACGACACATGGGTGAGATGTCAAACTCCAG ttaCAAATTACCCCCGTCTGGTAGCTGGCAATAATTGGTACGAAGGTAGGGTAGAAGTCTGGGATAGATCTCGGTGGGTGAGATTATGCGCAGAAAACTTTAACGTGAATGAGGCGTCAACAGTTTGTAAACAGATTGGTTATTCCGATTATGAAGAAATCTACTATGGAGATCAGTTTGGAATCGGCAAATCTCCACCATCCGACGTAAGCTTCTCCTGTGGATATAATGACTACAAGCTCGGAAACTGTAACATTTCTGACGTTACAGATAGAAGATATTGTGCAAGTGTGGCTATTCGATGTAAAGTTAGCA aAACGTCATTACAAACCGGTACCATTGCTGGGATAGTGATAGCCTGTGCAATTGTAGCAGTCTTGATCGGCATAGGCCTTGTAGTCACCTATCGGTTATTTAAGAAGAACAGAGCAAGAGTTCGTACTCAAccaaacattgctgtaataagCGGAGTTGATACTCCTGCTGGACCACCCGCACCCCAGCACAATTGGACTAACGTTGCAGCACCGCCCAGTTATAATGACGTGGCTAATAACCATGCTTATTACCCACAGCATGTAGGTGTGGTCCCAACAATACCAGGATTGTACCCTCCTCAATCAAACCCAGAAACGGTCAACACACAACAAGCTCCGACGGTTCATCCACCTCCGAACCCTGATTTCCTCATCCCATACCCAGTCGAAACCTCTTCTGTAACAACACAACCAGCCAACCCTTTCCAAGTGCAGGCAGGCCAATTTCCATCCGACAATGTTCCGTTAATGCTGTCCTCCCAAAACCAGCCAGCAACTTAG